In Gemmatimonadota bacterium, the sequence CGCGCCGGCGACGCGCTGCGCGTCCGCTACGCCCTGGGTGTCCGTGGCGGCGAGGGCGGCACCTGGCGCCTCACCAGCCGCGGGGAGGACACCTACGGCACCCCCTACTCACCGACCCATGCCCTCACCGTCCGCCGGGAGCGCGGGACCCTCGAGGTGAACGTGGATACCCATGGCGGCGGCGACATCGAGCTGCTGCTCCCGCTCCGACGCGGACTGGTCGGCACCAGCGTGCTCACCAGCGCCCCCGGTGGCGAGGACGGGTACGCCATGCTGCTGCTGGCGCCGGCGGAAGCAGAGGAGGGCCCGGTCGTCCCGCGCGACGTCGCGTTCGTGGTGGATGTCTCCGGCTCGATGTCCGGCCAGAAGATGGACCAGGCCCGGGCTGCGCTGCGTCAGGCCCTCGGTACCCTGCGCGGCGGTGACCGCTTCCGCCTGGTGGCCTTCAGCTCCGGCGTGCGACACTTCCGCGACGGCTGGGCGCCGGTCACCCCCGAGGTGCTGGCCGAGGCGCGTGGGTTCATCGATGGCCTCAACGCGGATGGTGGCACCAACATCGCGGGCGCGCTCGATGCCGTGCTGGGCACCTCGGTGCCCGAGGGACGGCTGCCCCTGGTGCTCTTCATGACCGACGGGATTCCCTCCGTGGGCGAGGAGCAGCCGGACCGCATCGCCGCGCTGGCGGCGAGCCGGGTGGGACGCGCCCGCCTCTTCACCGTGGGCGTGGGGACCGACGTCAACACCTACCTGCTCGACCGGCTGGCCAAGGAGGGGCATGGTGCCGCGGAGTACGTGGCGCCCGAGGCGGACGTCGAGGTGGCCATCGGAACGCTGATGAGCAAGCTGCGCCGCCCCGCGCTGGTGAACCTGCGCATCGTGGAGAGCCCGGTGGCCCTGCGCGAACTCTCCCCCGCGCAGCTGCCGGACCTGTTCTATGGCGAGGAACTGGTGATCTTCGGGCGCTACCGGGGCCAGGGGTCGGGCACCGTGGTCTTCGAGGGCGAGCGCAACGGGCGCCGCGAGCGCTTCACGGCCCAGGCCACCTTCCCCGCGACCGCCCACGAGAACGAGTTCATCCCGCGGCTCTGGGCCGCGCGCCGGATCGGCGACCTGAACCGCCAGCTTCGCCTGGAAGGCCAGTCCGACGCCCTCATCCGCGAGATCCGCGAACTCGGCCTGCGCTACGGCATCCTCACGGAGTACACCTCGTACCTGGTGCAGGAGCCGACCCTGGCCATGAACCAGCCCGGGACACCCGGCACGCGCCAGCCGCGCCGTGACGTCATGCCCATGGCCACCCCGGCCCCCGCCGCCCAGACCGGCGCGGCCTCGTTCGAGGCCGCCAAGGCCAGCGGACAGCTCTCCCGCGCCACCAGCCTCGCCGATGCCGAAGTGGCGGCGGATGCCCGCCTCAATACGCTGACTGGCGGCAGCCGCGAGGTGCGCCGGGCCGGCGGCCGGGTGTTCACCCGGACGGGGACCGTCTGGACGGACGTGGGCCACGGCGATAGCCTCCGGGTGCTCGACATCGCCCCCTACAGCGCCGCGTACTTTGCCCTGACCCGCGCGCTGCCCGAGCTGGCGCCCAGTCTTGGCGTCGGCGAGGAGCTGCTCATCGCGGGCCGGCGCGCCAGCCTCAAGGTCGCCGCGGGCGGCCGGACCACGATCAGCGATGCAGAACTCAAGGCGTTCGTGCGGGACTTCCGTGGATAACCGATGAGCCAGGTACCGATCGAAGAGCTGTTCGCCCAGTTCCACCAGCCGCTCGTGCGGATGCTGTATCGCCGCACGGGCGACCAGGACCGGGCCGAGGACCTCGCGGCGGAGGTGTTCGCCCGCGCCCTCGCCTCCCCACCGGACAATCCGCGCCCCTGGCTGTTCGCGGTGGCGCTCAACCTGGTGCGGGACGATGGGCGCCGGGCGGTGCGCCAGGGACGGCGGCTGCAGCTGCTCAAGGGGGAGAGCGCGACCAGCGCCAGCCCCGCGGACGAGGACTACGAACGGACCCAGAAGACCCGGGCCGTCCAGGCCGCCCTGGCCGAGATGCGGGACCTCGATCGCGAGGTGCTGCTGCTCAAGGCCGAGGGCTTTGACTACGACGAGATCGCGGCCGCCACCGGCCTCGCCAAGGGCGCGATCGGCACCACGATCTGCCGCGCCCGCAAGCGGCTGGTGGAACTGGTCCGCGCGCAGGAGAAGGATCGCCATGTCGCATCTTGATGAAGGCCAGCTGACCTGCCTGCTCGACGACGAGCTCACGGCCGACGAGCGCCGCGCCGCCGAGGCGCACCTCGGCGCGTGCGCGGAGTGCCGGCGGCTGTACGAGGAGATCCGGGCCTTCTCCGGCGAGGCCGATGCGCTGGTCACCGCCGTCGAGCTGCCCCGGCAGCCGGCCGCCCCGCCGGCGCGCTCCGCTCAGCCCACCACGGCCGGGACCTCCCGGACGCCGCTGCCGTGGCGATCACTCGCCTGGGCCGCGACGGTGATCCTGGCCATCGGGCTGGGCTACTCGATGCGGACCCGGCCGACGGGCATGGCCCAGAGCGACATCGGAACGGACAAGGGCGTGGCGGAGCGGGAGATCGCCCCGCCGGCCACCGCCCCGGTGCCTCCGGAGTCCGGCCCGCCGGCCGTGGGATTCACCCTGCCGCGGCCGGCCGACGCCCCCCCGCCGGCGGCGCCGGCGCAGGCGCGCTCGGAAGAGGCGGCTACTCCGGCGGCGACGCCGGCCCCGACCGCCCTGCGTCGCGACAACCGGCTCACGGAACTGGCGTCCGACGCAACGGCCCCCGTGGCAGGGGCCACCGGGAACCTGGACCGAACACCGGCCGTATCGACCAAGCAGGCCCCCGCCGAGGCCCGGTCCATCGCCGCACCTGTTGTGGCGTTCCATCAGGTGGCCATGGAGGAGGCCGTGAGAACCCTCGGTGGGACAATCCGTCTTCTGGATGGCCTCAAGCCCCAGCGGGTGCTCACCGGGCCGGGAACCCTGGTCCCCGGCGCCAGCGCCGACTTGCCGGTGGTTCGGGTGGTCTACGACGATCCCCCAGGCCGGGAGCTCTGGCTGGACCAACAGCGACTCCGGGTGGCCGAGGGGGTCCGGACGGGACTGACGGCAAGCGCGGCCCCCCTGCTGGTGGGGGACACCGTGGCAGCGCCCGCGGCCCAAGGCATGCAGAGTGTCCGGTGGATGGACCAAGCTGGTTTCAGACTTGCACTTACGGGATTTCTCCCGACCGACTCCCTGCGGGCACTCCTCCGGAGGGTCGAGTAGCGGGCGGCGGCTGGCCCCGGAAGGTAGATTCCACGGCATGTTTCACCTGAACGACCGGCTCCTCGAGAAGCTCATCGACGGGAGCGCCAGCGGCTCCGACGTGCACCGCATCCGTAACCACACGGAGTCGTGCCGTGCGTGTGCCCGCCGGCTCGAGGAGTGGCGGGACAACTACCAGGAGCTCGACCAGCACTTTCCCGAGCTGGCCACCGAGAGCGGTCC encodes:
- a CDS encoding VWA domain-containing protein, producing MHRTLLGAVALLLSAAPVAAQGWIEVDRPRTTVPVSPSIVRVGSEVRTVIEGRIARVEVEERFRNTGGGLAEGTYLYPLPGEAVFQNFSLWMGEQEMKGEMMNAEQARGIYEEIVRRQKDPALLTLAGHGLVRAQVFPIQPGETRKVVLRYTQLLDRAGDALRVRYALGVRGGEGGTWRLTSRGEDTYGTPYSPTHALTVRRERGTLEVNVDTHGGGDIELLLPLRRGLVGTSVLTSAPGGEDGYAMLLLAPAEAEEGPVVPRDVAFVVDVSGSMSGQKMDQARAALRQALGTLRGGDRFRLVAFSSGVRHFRDGWAPVTPEVLAEARGFIDGLNADGGTNIAGALDAVLGTSVPEGRLPLVLFMTDGIPSVGEEQPDRIAALAASRVGRARLFTVGVGTDVNTYLLDRLAKEGHGAAEYVAPEADVEVAIGTLMSKLRRPALVNLRIVESPVALRELSPAQLPDLFYGEELVIFGRYRGQGSGTVVFEGERNGRRERFTAQATFPATAHENEFIPRLWAARRIGDLNRQLRLEGQSDALIREIRELGLRYGILTEYTSYLVQEPTLAMNQPGTPGTRQPRRDVMPMATPAPAAQTGAASFEAAKASGQLSRATSLADAEVAADARLNTLTGGSREVRRAGGRVFTRTGTVWTDVGHGDSLRVLDIAPYSAAYFALTRALPELAPSLGVGEELLIAGRRASLKVAAGGRTTISDAELKAFVRDFRG
- a CDS encoding sigma-70 family RNA polymerase sigma factor — encoded protein: MSQVPIEELFAQFHQPLVRMLYRRTGDQDRAEDLAAEVFARALASPPDNPRPWLFAVALNLVRDDGRRAVRQGRRLQLLKGESATSASPADEDYERTQKTRAVQAALAEMRDLDREVLLLKAEGFDYDEIAAATGLAKGAIGTTICRARKRLVELVRAQEKDRHVAS
- a CDS encoding zf-HC2 domain-containing protein, whose product is MSHLDEGQLTCLLDDELTADERRAAEAHLGACAECRRLYEEIRAFSGEADALVTAVELPRQPAAPPARSAQPTTAGTSRTPLPWRSLAWAATVILAIGLGYSMRTRPTGMAQSDIGTDKGVAEREIAPPATAPVPPESGPPAVGFTLPRPADAPPPAAPAQARSEEAATPAATPAPTALRRDNRLTELASDATAPVAGATGNLDRTPAVSTKQAPAEARSIAAPVVAFHQVAMEEAVRTLGGTIRLLDGLKPQRVLTGPGTLVPGASADLPVVRVVYDDPPGRELWLDQQRLRVAEGVRTGLTASAAPLLVGDTVAAPAAQGMQSVRWMDQAGFRLALTGFLPTDSLRALLRRVE